Within the Clostridium scatologenes genome, the region GTAAAAAAGCCTAGAAAAAAATAAATTAATACATATATAATGTATTAAAATAAATTTAATCTATAAAACTTTTAATAACGTATTATTAATACTAATAATTGCAAGTATAATTTATATCTCTGCAGCACAAGAATAATATGCATAAATGAGCTTGTCCAATTCCTGACTAAGTTTTACTATTTCATTTGAACATAAACATTTATCTCTTTCTAGCAACTTATGTAAGCTTTCTCTAAGTGATTCGATTTGATCTTTCATAAATTTCATCTCCATAATAATAATTTAAACAACATATGATATTATAATATAATAATAATAATTTTTCAACAATTTATAAAAATATAAAAACTATCATGTAAATGTTTACCATATTGAAAAATCAAGGAAATGAGTAAAAATAAGTAAAATAATTGTTCACGCATTTTTTACAATTTAAGCACAATGTGACACAAGTGTACGTAAGCGAAGTAACTTTCAACTGTATTCCGGCTGATATATGCTGTGAAGAAAAACTCACTTCATTAAGAAGTTCTAATGCTTGAGATATTGAAAAATTTCTACCTCCTCAAATGCGACGTCCTGTCGCTTTCGGAGCTTTTGCCGTCCTGGCAAAAATTACGAAATTTTTCAATATCTCAAGCAAAGAACTTCTAAAATTCGTTCGAATCTTCCTTCACAGCATATATCAGTCTCCATACAGTTGAAAGTTACTTCTCAGTACATTACGCGTACACATAATGCATTATGTGTATAAATATAATTTTAGTAAGA harbors:
- a CDS encoding aspartyl-phosphate phosphatase Spo0E family protein, which codes for MKDQIESLRESLHKLLERDKCLCSNEIVKLSQELDKLIYAYYSCAAEI